From a region of the Nonlabens dokdonensis DSW-6 genome:
- a CDS encoding glycosyltransferase: protein MKKLLVLGNNWPEPTTTAAGSRILQLLKIFQNDGYEVHFASAASKTAYSIDFNQLLIKEQSIVLNNPSFDLYIKDLQPELVMYDRFMIEEQYSWRIRENSPETKHILDTEDLHFLRKAREEAVKKKKDVNLFNETAMREIAAIYRCDLTLIISKVECEILQTSFQIDSDKLFYLPFLVNEAEIATIMEYALPFKARAHFVMIGNSLHQPNYDAILFMKKEIWPQIRNNDPNVELHIYGAYQTQKILQLNDKKSGFLIKGHASDAIETIRKYRLLLAPIRYGAGLKGKIFDAMKAATPVAMTTIAAEGMFENTATYGFVDDDPVNYAQKCLQLYNSESEWQSVSLENSHILKSNYLGSAFAKALLTKTSQLISYKSPEINRNNFSSKMLNYHSNKATKFMSKWIEERNASQR, encoded by the coding sequence ATGAAAAAACTCTTAGTATTAGGGAATAACTGGCCTGAGCCTACTACTACGGCAGCTGGATCAAGAATATTGCAATTATTAAAAATTTTCCAGAACGATGGATATGAAGTTCATTTTGCAAGTGCAGCTTCTAAAACGGCCTACTCCATAGATTTTAATCAACTTCTAATTAAAGAGCAATCCATTGTTTTGAATAATCCTAGTTTTGATTTATATATAAAAGATTTGCAACCAGAATTAGTTATGTACGATCGATTCATGATAGAAGAGCAGTACAGCTGGCGCATAAGAGAAAATTCTCCTGAGACTAAACATATCTTAGATACAGAAGATTTACATTTTTTAAGAAAGGCTAGGGAAGAAGCCGTAAAAAAGAAGAAGGATGTTAACTTGTTCAATGAAACGGCGATGCGTGAAATAGCAGCTATTTATAGATGTGATCTCACCTTGATCATTTCTAAAGTCGAGTGTGAGATCCTTCAAACGTCATTTCAAATCGATAGTGATAAACTATTCTACCTTCCTTTTCTAGTGAATGAAGCCGAAATAGCAACCATTATGGAATATGCACTACCATTTAAGGCAAGAGCTCATTTTGTGATGATAGGTAATTCCCTGCACCAGCCTAATTATGATGCGATTTTGTTCATGAAAAAAGAAATCTGGCCACAAATTAGAAATAATGATCCTAATGTAGAGCTACATATTTACGGTGCTTATCAAACTCAGAAGATTCTTCAATTAAACGATAAAAAATCTGGATTTTTAATAAAAGGTCATGCGTCAGATGCGATTGAAACGATTAGAAAATACCGTTTGCTTTTGGCTCCTATACGATATGGCGCAGGTCTGAAAGGTAAGATTTTTGATGCGATGAAAGCTGCGACTCCGGTAGCCATGACCACTATCGCTGCTGAAGGGATGTTTGAAAACACAGCAACTTATGGTTTTGTGGATGATGATCCTGTCAACTACGCCCAAAAATGTCTTCAACTATATAATTCAGAATCGGAGTGGCAATCTGTGAGTCTGGAAAATTCCCATATCTTGAAAAGTAATTATCTAGGTTCCGCTTTCGCGAAAGCGTTATTAACAAAAACCTCTCAACTTATTTCTTACAAATCTCCTGAAATTAACAGGAACAATTTTTCTTCAAAAATGTTGAATTACCATTCTAATAAAGCCACCAAATTTATGAGTAAATGGATTGAAGAAAGGAATGCAAGTCAGCGATGA
- a CDS encoding ParA family protein, whose protein sequence is MGKIVAIANQKGGVGKTTTAVNLAACLGVLEKKVLLIDADPQANATSGLGIDVESISQGTYQLIENSVAPKELILSTDSPNVDIIPAHIDLVAIEIELVDKEKREYMMKEALKEVKDDYDYIIIDCAPSLGLLTLNALTASNSVLIPIQCEYFALEGLGKLLNTIKSVQKIHNTELDIEGLLLTMYDSRLRLSNQVVEEVNQHFEGLTFKTIIQRNVRLSEAPSYGESIINYDASSKGSENYLSLANELIQKNA, encoded by the coding sequence ATGGGTAAAATAGTTGCAATAGCAAATCAAAAAGGTGGTGTAGGAAAAACAACTACTGCAGTAAATCTAGCGGCATGTTTAGGTGTTTTGGAGAAGAAAGTATTGCTCATAGATGCTGATCCGCAAGCAAATGCAACTTCTGGTTTAGGAATCGATGTAGAATCTATTTCTCAAGGTACGTACCAGTTAATTGAGAATTCTGTTGCTCCTAAAGAATTAATTTTATCAACCGATTCTCCTAACGTAGATATTATTCCAGCACATATTGATCTTGTTGCGATAGAAATTGAACTCGTTGATAAAGAAAAACGCGAGTACATGATGAAAGAAGCGTTAAAAGAAGTGAAGGATGATTATGACTATATCATTATAGATTGTGCACCTTCTTTAGGCTTACTTACCTTAAATGCGCTTACCGCTAGTAATTCAGTATTAATCCCTATCCAGTGTGAGTATTTTGCGTTAGAAGGACTAGGTAAGCTTTTAAACACAATAAAAAGTGTTCAAAAGATCCACAATACAGAACTTGATATAGAAGGATTACTATTAACTATGTACGATAGCAGATTGCGATTATCAAATCAAGTGGTGGAAGAAGTAAATCAACATTTTGAAGGACTTACTTTTAAGACAATCATTCAAAGAAATGTACGTTTAAGTGAAGCACCATCATACGGAGAAAGCATTATTAACTATGATGCATCAAGTAAAGGCTCAGAGAATTATTTGAGTCTTGCAAATGAACTTATACAGAAAAACGCTTAA
- a CDS encoding DUF808 domain-containing protein, which produces MASGFFALLDDIGVLMDDVASMSKIATKKTAGILGDDLAVNAEKASGFVSSREIPVLWAITKGSFINKLIILPIAFLLSAFLPVVVTIILLLGAIYLAFEGAEKIYEWIFPHESPEATIAAPELTEEEILALEKDKIKSAIVTDFILSVEIVIIALSSVVEEPILNQILVVSVVAIIATIGVYGIVAGIVRMDDLGVRLIKLSDGKKSISKFIGTFLVNALPWIIKSLSVIGTIALLLVAGGIFLHNIHMIEELLHALPSIIAEFITGLAVGIVSLAVFKLFKFLFFQKKVGV; this is translated from the coding sequence ATGGCTTCAGGATTTTTTGCTTTACTAGATGATATAGGTGTTCTTATGGATGATGTTGCTTCTATGAGTAAGATTGCTACCAAAAAAACAGCAGGGATTTTAGGAGATGATCTAGCCGTAAATGCAGAGAAAGCTTCTGGATTTGTTTCTTCTAGAGAGATACCAGTTTTATGGGCAATCACTAAAGGGTCGTTTATCAACAAATTGATCATTCTACCTATCGCATTTTTGTTAAGTGCATTTTTACCTGTAGTAGTTACTATAATTTTACTGCTAGGAGCTATTTATCTCGCCTTTGAAGGAGCTGAGAAAATCTACGAATGGATTTTCCCTCATGAATCGCCTGAAGCAACGATTGCAGCACCAGAATTAACTGAAGAAGAAATTCTAGCACTAGAGAAAGATAAAATTAAATCGGCGATTGTGACTGATTTTATTCTATCGGTAGAGATTGTGATTATCGCTTTGAGCTCTGTTGTAGAGGAACCTATTTTAAACCAGATATTAGTTGTTTCAGTTGTTGCGATAATTGCAACGATAGGAGTTTATGGTATCGTCGCTGGTATCGTAAGAATGGATGATCTAGGTGTAAGACTTATAAAGTTGAGTGATGGTAAAAAAAGTATTTCTAAATTCATTGGTACTTTTCTAGTAAATGCCCTACCATGGATTATCAAAAGCCTATCGGTTATTGGGACTATCGCTTTGCTTTTGGTTGCCGGCGGGATCTTTTTACATAATATTCATATGATAGAAGAATTATTGCACGCACTTCCATCCATTATCGCAGAGTTTATAACCGGTCTTGCAGTAGGAATAGTATCGCTGGCCGTTTTCAAGCTTTTTAAATTTTTGTTCTTCCAGAAAAAAGTTGGTGTGTAG
- the dapB gene encoding 4-hydroxy-tetrahydrodipicolinate reductase, protein MKIALLGYGKMGKTIERIAVERGHSITARIGRQDDTVENIKGADVVIEFTSPESVLDNLFKVIPAGIPIVCGTTGWNEYLTEIEELVKKSQGSMVHASNFSLGVNLFFELNKKLAQMMQSFPEYEVSMQEIHHTEKKDAPSGTAITLFEGISEKLGKEKWHLGTQSEEDSIAIDAVREEDVKGTHSVAYKNDIDSIEIIHKANTRDGFALGSVIAAEWIVNKKGIFTMKDVLGL, encoded by the coding sequence ATGAAAATTGCACTATTAGGTTATGGTAAAATGGGTAAAACCATAGAACGAATAGCGGTAGAGCGCGGTCATAGCATTACCGCAAGAATAGGACGTCAAGATGATACAGTTGAAAACATCAAAGGTGCAGATGTCGTTATAGAATTCACTAGTCCTGAGAGTGTTTTAGATAACTTGTTTAAAGTTATTCCAGCAGGAATACCTATAGTTTGTGGCACAACAGGATGGAATGAATATTTAACCGAGATTGAGGAACTGGTAAAGAAAAGTCAGGGAAGTATGGTGCATGCTTCTAATTTTAGTCTAGGAGTTAATCTGTTTTTTGAGTTGAATAAAAAACTAGCACAAATGATGCAGTCCTTTCCTGAGTACGAAGTTAGCATGCAAGAAATACATCATACCGAGAAAAAAGACGCACCTAGTGGCACAGCAATCACTTTATTTGAAGGTATTTCTGAAAAATTAGGAAAGGAGAAATGGCACTTAGGTACGCAGTCTGAAGAGGATTCGATTGCCATTGATGCCGTAAGAGAAGAAGATGTTAAAGGAACACATAGTGTAGCCTATAAAAACGATATCGATAGTATAGAAATTATTCATAAGGCAAACACCAGAGATGGTTTTGCCTTAGGTAGCGTTATCGCTGCTGAGTGGATAGTTAATAAAAAAGGAATTTTTACCATGAAAGATGTTTTAGGACTGTAA
- a CDS encoding LamG-like jellyroll fold domain-containing protein — MNKITYLNRRNIILLFFFFVLQISWSQVTIYDANFSNYSGSNFWTQNVVSGSGWSIGANAGHPFGDGNYMFSSKDANGRYLPNTNSSITSPVIDLTGYDRMTFSMDIDSKFPNTYDGFHIEYTNDGIEWIVLGKIDDRAVNWYNFGSLSGTTAFGFGNWTGDRTWETVSIDLPSQGFDNQSNVRFRIVLGTSGYNHDIGVAFDNVKIVGYSQQVKNYSDCGLGIGQNLELWLNTRTLAGLSDGDRVSQWTNISSLNPLSNISAEWTSATSSGALRPTYYDNPAKNTNFNPVVSFDGTNEMFGKSGFYNRDIFIVINPTATISASRPTEDVFLGDDYLTYAGSQDVTGISINDTSARYGPYPDIAAYNQGAQASYGRAIVHPTLVYDRPVIFNARLNATGDGMDLYLDGVDLGLTLDPALMREENATTFKDILNSRYWLGRSEFFGPSFTGDILEIMSFSERKPDIDRQRLESYLAVKYGITLGLFAVPEINLPHVPGAYFDSDGNPLWNAVSDAGYTYNVAGIGYDDCSLLNQKQAKSVDPFTFITVGLGDIYDTNSANPSTFEASGDFLMWGSTRSTLTALPDALEVTLGPSLVTTFTDVTERTWKFKEISQVGNDIPEVKLSVSTTGLASLPTLVGNDAYVMILADDDAFTTNVETVFLETEGTNQTAFYDFDGTRYVKFGVAHEVIASKDILFDGTNDYVAMGDELELSGDYTISAWVKTNGSNSNGTNKTIVSKRGSGTDGYHFYLRDDNHIEMTHNGSSTITSNTALNDGVWYYLTLTYDSGQASLYIDGFRDRRRNIDPTSTNTSKFCIGSRYVDKNNILDNFSGSIDEIRIFNEAISQRQIRFLMNQEIEKDGTGIKGAIIPNTISRNDISSLEWDSLEAYFNMNTYIGTHLNDASGKKHRGSLIQPDNFNINEQTAPLPYISNSDADWNTAAAWTNGDSMFIPGSRRLINGNNRSINWNIAVVNHEITADNRNYTLLSLEVSNTGKLLVENDRGLTLTHQLKLDGSIDLVGESQLIQQNNSDLVASTTGKIEIDQQGTSNNFDYNYWSSPVSTINDGTNNNGFSIAEVLKDGTLVNNPRDLTFTARNVPNGTPGTASVAATISGRWLWKYGNTTSNTYANWEYAGPDGNQFTGEGWTMKGTGAAGTTQNYVFVGKPNNGNINLDIDNGNDYLVGNPYPSALDAHEFISDNPDTDGTVYFWEHWGGNTHILANYQGGYATYNYSGGVGNATIGTSNPDVNQGGIPTKRPEQFIPVGQGFFVTGINDNGQIRFRNDQRQFVKESSGQSLFVSAPGASPIAAAGDINTPTDPRMKIRIGFDSSNLIHRQLLVTVDSSATFGIDRGYDGKLLDEQMDDMAWKSSNEKLTIQGIPSVNDLTELPLFIKINNDSTFNIVIDELRNVPVDQDVFVKDAVLNTYTDIKNGSYTSPMLASGTYEDRFSITFSQQSTLSEEVPLINDNDLIVFTPSGLEQLHVKKSNTILLEDLTLINMLGQNVKTYDISNENDIIKVDISQLASGNYIVKMNSNYGILTRKVIIE, encoded by the coding sequence ATGAATAAAATTACATACTTAAACCGAAGGAATATCATCCTTCTTTTTTTCTTTTTTGTCTTACAAATATCGTGGAGTCAGGTAACGATTTACGATGCAAATTTCAGTAACTATTCCGGATCAAATTTCTGGACACAAAATGTAGTTTCAGGTTCAGGATGGTCCATTGGAGCAAATGCTGGGCATCCTTTTGGAGACGGAAATTATATGTTTAGCTCAAAAGATGCAAACGGCCGGTATTTACCTAATACTAATAGTTCCATAACATCTCCAGTAATTGACCTTACTGGTTATGATAGGATGACTTTCTCAATGGACATAGATAGTAAGTTTCCTAACACCTATGATGGTTTTCATATCGAATACACAAATGATGGTATTGAGTGGATTGTACTAGGTAAAATAGATGATAGAGCTGTAAATTGGTATAATTTCGGTAGCTTGTCTGGTACAACTGCTTTTGGCTTTGGTAATTGGACAGGTGACAGGACTTGGGAAACTGTATCTATCGATTTGCCTTCGCAAGGGTTTGACAACCAGTCTAATGTTAGATTTAGAATTGTATTGGGAACAAGTGGATATAATCATGATATAGGCGTAGCCTTTGATAATGTGAAAATTGTAGGTTATTCTCAACAAGTAAAAAATTATTCAGATTGTGGTCTCGGTATAGGTCAAAACTTAGAACTATGGTTGAATACAAGAACTCTTGCTGGTTTAAGCGATGGCGACCGTGTAAGTCAGTGGACTAATATATCATCACTTAATCCACTATCAAATATTAGTGCAGAGTGGACCAGTGCCACGTCTAGTGGAGCATTGCGTCCTACTTATTATGATAATCCTGCAAAAAACACCAACTTTAATCCAGTTGTATCTTTTGATGGTACTAATGAAATGTTTGGGAAATCTGGATTTTATAATAGAGATATATTTATTGTGATCAATCCGACGGCTACTATAAGTGCATCTCGTCCTACTGAAGACGTTTTCTTAGGTGATGATTATTTAACTTATGCGGGAAGTCAAGATGTTACAGGTATCTCAATTAATGACACATCAGCAAGATATGGACCTTATCCAGACATTGCGGCTTATAATCAGGGAGCGCAAGCTTCTTATGGTCGTGCCATTGTTCATCCTACTCTTGTTTATGATAGACCAGTGATCTTTAATGCGAGACTTAACGCTACTGGCGATGGAATGGATCTTTACCTCGATGGAGTTGATCTAGGTCTAACTTTAGATCCTGCCTTGATGCGAGAAGAAAATGCCACGACTTTTAAAGATATCCTTAATTCTAGATATTGGTTAGGTAGATCAGAGTTTTTTGGACCTAGTTTTACAGGAGATATTCTGGAGATCATGTCTTTCTCTGAGCGTAAACCAGATATAGATAGACAGCGTTTAGAATCTTACCTAGCTGTAAAATACGGTATCACTCTAGGGTTATTTGCAGTTCCTGAAATTAATCTTCCGCATGTTCCAGGTGCTTATTTTGATTCTGATGGGAATCCGCTTTGGAATGCCGTTAGCGATGCTGGTTATACCTATAATGTAGCAGGAATAGGTTATGATGACTGTTCTTTACTAAATCAGAAGCAAGCAAAAAGTGTGGACCCATTTACGTTTATCACAGTTGGTCTTGGGGATATTTATGACACTAATAGTGCTAATCCGAGTACATTTGAAGCAAGTGGAGATTTTCTAATGTGGGGTAGCACTCGATCCACACTTACCGCTTTGCCTGATGCGTTAGAAGTGACTTTAGGTCCTAGTTTAGTAACGACCTTTACTGATGTGACAGAACGTACTTGGAAATTCAAGGAAATATCTCAGGTTGGTAATGACATTCCTGAAGTAAAATTATCGGTTTCTACCACTGGTTTAGCTTCCTTACCTACACTAGTAGGAAATGATGCATATGTTATGATTTTAGCCGATGACGATGCCTTTACGACAAATGTAGAAACAGTATTTCTAGAAACAGAAGGTACTAATCAAACTGCTTTCTATGATTTTGATGGAACACGTTATGTGAAATTTGGAGTGGCGCATGAGGTGATAGCTTCAAAAGATATTCTTTTTGATGGAACTAATGACTATGTTGCTATGGGCGACGAGTTAGAATTGTCTGGCGATTATACCATCTCTGCTTGGGTAAAAACCAATGGTTCTAATTCTAATGGAACTAATAAAACTATTGTTTCAAAACGTGGGTCAGGAACCGATGGATATCACTTTTACTTAAGAGATGATAACCACATTGAAATGACGCACAATGGAAGCTCTACAATAACAAGTAATACTGCTCTTAATGATGGTGTTTGGTATTATTTGACATTGACATATGATTCAGGTCAAGCAAGTCTTTACATTGATGGTTTTAGAGACAGAAGAAGAAATATTGACCCAACTTCTACAAATACTTCTAAGTTTTGTATCGGTTCTAGATATGTGGATAAAAATAATATTCTTGATAACTTTTCAGGTAGCATCGATGAAATTAGAATCTTTAATGAGGCTATTTCACAGCGACAAATTAGATTCCTAATGAATCAAGAAATTGAAAAGGATGGAACTGGTATTAAAGGAGCTATAATACCCAATACTATTTCTAGAAATGATATTTCTAGCCTAGAATGGGACTCCTTAGAAGCTTATTTCAACATGAATACTTACATAGGAACTCATTTAAATGACGCATCTGGTAAAAAGCACCGAGGTAGTTTGATACAGCCAGATAACTTTAATATTAATGAGCAAACGGCACCACTGCCATATATTTCAAATAGCGATGCTGATTGGAATACTGCGGCTGCTTGGACTAATGGAGATTCCATGTTTATTCCAGGCTCAAGAAGATTGATAAATGGAAACAATAGGTCTATAAATTGGAACATAGCGGTTGTAAATCATGAAATCACAGCAGATAACAGAAACTACACCTTATTAAGTCTAGAAGTCTCTAATACAGGAAAATTACTTGTTGAAAATGATAGAGGACTAACACTTACGCATCAATTGAAATTGGACGGTAGTATTGATCTTGTAGGTGAATCTCAGTTAATACAACAAAACAATAGTGACTTAGTGGCTTCCACTACTGGTAAAATAGAAATAGACCAGCAAGGAACTTCGAATAACTTTGATTATAATTATTGGAGTTCTCCAGTGAGCACGATCAATGATGGCACAAACAACAATGGATTCTCTATTGCTGAAGTTTTAAAAGATGGAACTTTGGTAAACAATCCTCGTGATTTGACATTTACAGCTCGTAATGTGCCTAATGGTACTCCTGGAACAGCAAGTGTAGCAGCTACTATTTCTGGTAGATGGTTATGGAAGTATGGTAATACAACGAGTAATACCTACGCAAATTGGGAATATGCTGGACCAGATGGTAATCAATTTACTGGTGAAGGATGGACCATGAAAGGAACAGGAGCAGCTGGAACAACTCAAAACTATGTATTTGTAGGTAAACCTAATAATGGTAATATCAATCTAGATATAGATAATGGCAACGACTACCTTGTAGGGAATCCATACCCTAGCGCACTAGATGCTCATGAATTTATTAGTGATAATCCTGATACCGATGGAACGGTTTACTTCTGGGAACATTGGGGTGGAAATACGCACATTCTTGCAAACTATCAAGGAGGTTATGCCACTTATAATTATTCTGGTGGAGTAGGTAATGCAACCATTGGAACCTCAAACCCAGATGTAAATCAAGGAGGAATACCTACTAAACGACCAGAGCAATTTATACCTGTAGGTCAAGGTTTCTTTGTTACTGGAATAAATGATAATGGACAGATTCGCTTTAGAAATGATCAAAGACAGTTTGTAAAAGAGTCTAGTGGACAAAGTTTATTTGTGTCAGCACCTGGTGCTTCACCTATTGCTGCTGCCGGAGACATCAATACTCCTACTGACCCACGTATGAAAATAAGAATAGGTTTTGATTCTTCAAATCTTATCCATAGACAGTTGCTTGTTACCGTTGATAGTAGTGCCACATTTGGAATAGATAGAGGTTATGATGGTAAATTACTAGATGAACAAATGGACGATATGGCCTGGAAATCTTCAAACGAGAAGCTTACTATTCAAGGTATTCCATCGGTAAACGATCTAACAGAATTACCACTTTTCATTAAAATAAATAACGATAGCACATTTAATATTGTGATAGATGAGTTGAGAAATGTACCTGTAGATCAAGATGTATTTGTAAAAGATGCCGTGTTAAATACTTATACAGACATTAAAAACGGTAGTTATACTAGTCCTATGCTTGCCTCAGGAACTTACGAAGATCGTTTTTCTATCACTTTTTCTCAACAGTCTACTTTGAGTGAAGAAGTGCCTCTTATTAATGATAATGATCTTATAGTTTTTACTCCTAGCGGATTAGAACAATTGCACGTTAAGAAGTCTAATACGATATTATTAGAAGACCTTACTCTTATCAATATGTTAGGGCAAAATGTGAAAACTTACGATATCTCAAATGAAAACGATATTATCAAAGTGGATATTTCACAATTAGCAAGCGGAAACTACATTGTTAAGATGAATTCTAATTATGGTATTTTAACTAGAAAAGTTATCATAGAATAA
- a CDS encoding DUF5683 domain-containing protein, which produces MNKCLFYIFIFIGLQAMSQTDPDTTVDLNDIIVAQDSVTRVYDANRPSKAAFYSAVVPGLGQAYNKKYWKIPLAVAAVGIPIYVYTVNDKEYNRFRDAFRIRLAGGTNDEFSNEDGTPIITTAALERAQRTSQRNKELSILFTAGLYVLQIIDANVDGHLSQFNVDRNLSVLPYIDYNTLAIGNTYGFNLSYSF; this is translated from the coding sequence ATGAATAAGTGTTTATTCTACATATTTATTTTTATTGGCCTTCAAGCAATGTCGCAAACTGATCCAGACACTACTGTAGATCTTAATGACATTATTGTAGCTCAAGATAGCGTCACTAGAGTTTATGATGCAAACCGACCGTCTAAAGCAGCTTTTTATAGTGCAGTCGTTCCTGGATTAGGTCAAGCTTACAATAAAAAGTATTGGAAAATACCACTAGCCGTTGCTGCGGTAGGTATTCCTATTTATGTTTACACGGTAAACGATAAAGAATACAACAGGTTTAGAGATGCCTTCAGAATAAGACTCGCCGGTGGAACTAATGACGAGTTTTCTAATGAAGATGGTACGCCTATTATTACTACAGCAGCACTTGAAAGAGCACAAAGAACATCACAACGCAATAAAGAGTTGAGTATTTTATTTACGGCAGGACTTTATGTTTTGCAAATAATTGATGCAAACGTAGATGGGCATTTAAGTCAATTTAATGTAGATCGCAATTTAAGTGTCCTTCCCTACATTGATTACAATACCTTAGCTATAGGAAACACCTATGGTTTTAATTTAAGTTATTCCTTTTAG
- a CDS encoding DsbA family oxidoreductase, translating into MKRKLKIDIISDVVCPWCTIGYKRLEKAIKNLGIEDQIELEWQPFELNPNMPSEGQNLQQHLAEKYGAGPEQHAQMQQQMKAAGAEVDFVFNYNDDMRMSNTFEAHILLEYAKEFDKQTELKMILTKSFFTNNNDVSDREILKQALQEAELNVEEAFSRLEDKETQKEIRDKQNYWKNLGVNSVPTIVFDRKSAVTGAQPVEVFEKVLQEAINESNQS; encoded by the coding sequence ATGAAACGTAAATTAAAAATTGATATTATATCTGATGTAGTATGTCCATGGTGTACCATAGGTTACAAACGTCTAGAAAAGGCTATTAAAAATTTAGGGATAGAAGATCAAATAGAATTAGAATGGCAACCATTTGAGTTGAACCCCAATATGCCATCAGAAGGTCAAAATTTACAACAACATCTCGCTGAAAAATATGGCGCTGGTCCTGAACAGCACGCACAAATGCAACAACAAATGAAAGCTGCTGGTGCCGAAGTTGATTTTGTATTTAATTATAATGATGACATGAGAATGTCCAATACTTTTGAAGCGCATATTTTATTAGAATATGCTAAGGAGTTTGATAAGCAAACAGAGCTCAAAATGATATTAACCAAATCATTTTTCACAAATAATAATGATGTGTCTGATCGAGAGATATTAAAACAAGCCTTACAAGAAGCAGAATTAAATGTGGAAGAAGCTTTTAGTAGGTTAGAAGATAAAGAAACCCAAAAAGAAATAAGGGACAAACAAAACTATTGGAAAAACTTGGGTGTAAATTCTGTGCCTACGATTGTTTTTGATAGAAAAAGTGCAGTGACTGGAGCACAACCAGTGGAGGTTTTTGAAAAAGTACTGCAAGAGGCCATAAATGAAAGCAATCAATCCTAA
- a CDS encoding ParB/RepB/Spo0J family partition protein, translating into MAKATKKQALGRGLSALLKDPSNDIKTAEDKNADQIVGNVIDLPLKDIDMNPFQPRTSFNEEQLRELASSISELGVIQPITVRKKGFGKYELVSGERRCRASKLLGIETIPAYVRIANDQESLEMALVENIQRQDLDPIEIALSYQRLIEEIDLTQEQMSDRVGKSRSAIANYLRLLKLDPIIQTGMRDGFISMGHGRALINLESLEQQLDIYQKILAESLSVRDTEKLVKDLKTGTLSRKQTKKNSLPENVAEKTSHLNSFLDTKVTTTMSSSGKGKITINYASKADFERIVKLINE; encoded by the coding sequence ATGGCCAAAGCAACAAAGAAACAAGCGCTAGGAAGAGGATTATCTGCTCTATTAAAAGATCCTAGCAATGATATCAAGACGGCAGAAGATAAAAATGCCGATCAAATAGTAGGAAACGTGATCGATCTTCCTTTGAAGGATATAGACATGAATCCTTTTCAGCCTAGAACGAGCTTTAATGAAGAGCAATTAAGAGAACTGGCATCTTCCATCAGTGAACTAGGCGTTATACAACCTATTACGGTACGTAAAAAAGGTTTTGGAAAGTATGAACTCGTTTCTGGAGAACGTAGGTGTCGTGCTTCCAAATTATTAGGTATTGAAACCATTCCTGCTTATGTGCGTATTGCAAACGATCAGGAGTCGCTAGAAATGGCACTAGTAGAAAACATACAGCGTCAAGATTTAGATCCTATTGAAATCGCACTTTCTTACCAGCGATTAATAGAAGAAATAGATCTTACACAAGAGCAAATGAGTGATCGTGTAGGAAAATCTCGTAGCGCAATAGCAAATTACTTAAGACTTTTAAAATTAGATCCTATCATTCAAACAGGTATGAGAGATGGGTTTATTTCTATGGGTCATGGACGTGCTTTGATCAACCTAGAAAGTCTAGAACAGCAGTTAGATATTTACCAAAAAATTCTAGCCGAAAGCCTTTCTGTAAGAGATACAGAGAAACTAGTAAAGGATTTGAAAACTGGTACGCTTTCGCGAAAGCAAACTAAAAAGAACTCCTTACCAGAAAATGTAGCCGAGAAAACAAGCCATTTGAACTCTTTTCTTGACACTAAAGTAACTACTACGATGTCTAGTTCTGGAAAAGGTAAAATTACTATCAATTATGCCTCAAAAGCAGACTTTGAGCGCATAGTAAAATTGATTAATGAATAA